A stretch of Christensenellaceae bacterium DNA encodes these proteins:
- a CDS encoding DNA-binding response regulator — protein sequence MKILLVEDEMRLSKLVAKGLGMLGYAVDCAYDGEEALYLYDINEYDLMILDLNLPKIDGMEVLRRIRAHNEDFRILILSARNSLDDKISGLDGGSNDYLTKPFEFAELEARIRSLLRRDFSTRDTVLRCGKLRMDTAARQVYCGEAEIALTRKEYALLEYLLTHIGRVVSAEELIEHAWDSETDLFSNSFRFHIHSLRKKLENAGAGEYIVTRRGQGYLIQNPEVQV from the coding sequence ATGAAAATTTTGCTGGTTGAAGATGAAATGCGACTGTCCAAATTGGTTGCAAAAGGCCTTGGCATGCTGGGCTACGCAGTGGATTGCGCTTATGACGGTGAAGAAGCGCTTTATCTATATGATATCAACGAATACGACCTGATGATCCTTGACCTGAATTTACCAAAGATCGACGGTATGGAAGTGCTGCGGCGTATCCGCGCGCACAACGAGGATTTTCGTATCCTGATTTTATCCGCGCGCAATTCCCTCGACGACAAGATCAGTGGCCTTGACGGCGGCAGTAACGACTATCTGACCAAACCGTTTGAATTTGCGGAGCTGGAAGCGCGTATCCGCAGCCTGCTGCGCAGGGATTTTTCAACGCGCGATACGGTGCTGCGCTGTGGAAAGCTGCGTATGGATACCGCTGCGCGGCAGGTGTATTGCGGAGAAGCGGAAATCGCGTTGACACGGAAGGAATATGCGCTGCTGGAATATCTGCTCACTCATATAGGACGCGTTGTGAGCGCGGAAGAGCTGATCGAGCATGCGTGGGACAGTGAGACGGATCTGTTCTCCAATTCATTTCGTTTCCATATCCATTCCCTGCGCAAAAAGCTGGAGAACGCAGGCGCGGGAGAATATATCGTTACCCGGCGGGGGCAAGGCTATCTTATTCAAAACCCGGAGGTACAAGTATGA